From a region of the Panicum virgatum strain AP13 chromosome 2K, P.virgatum_v5, whole genome shotgun sequence genome:
- the LOC120694866 gene encoding probable calcium-binding protein CML32 yields MADTNQSVVAVKPTLAKGTPSASFRLRNGSLNAVRLRRVFDLFDRNGDGEITVDELAQALDALGLDADRASLAATVGAYVPEGAAGLRFGDFDALHRALGDAFFGALADQDDGADGGKGADDEEEMREAFKVFDVDGDGFISAAELQEVLKKLGLPEASSMANVKEMICNVDRDRDGRVDFGEFKCMMQGITVWGA; encoded by the coding sequence ATGGCGGACACGAACCAGAGCGTGGTGGCGGTGAAGCCGACGCTGGCCAAGGGCACGCCGTCGGCGTCGTTCCGGCTCCGCAACGGCAGCCTGAACGCGGTGCGCCTGCGCCGCGTCTTCGACCTCTTCGACcgcaacggcgacggcgagatCACCGTGGACGAGCTGGCGCAGGCGCTGGACGCGCTGGGCCTGGACGCCGACCGCGCCAGCCTGGCCGCCACCGTGGGCGCCTACGTGCCCGAGGGCGCCGCGGGGCTGCGCTTCGGGGACTTCGACGCGCTCCACCGCGCGCTCGGCGACGCCTTCTTCGGCGCGCTCGCGGACCAGGACgacggcgcggacggcggcAAGGGcgcggacgacgaggaggagatgCGGGAGGCGTTCAAGGTGTtcgacgtcgacggcgacggcttCATCTCCGCCGCGGAGCTGCAGGAGGTGCTCAAGAAGCTGGGCCTCCCCGAGGCCAGCAGCATGGCCAACGTCAAGGAGATGATCTGCAACGtcgaccgcgaccgcgacggccGCGTCGACTTCGGCGAGTTCAAGTGCATGATGCAGGGGATCACCGTCTGGGGCGCATGA